Proteins found in one Plasmodium malariae genome assembly, chromosome: 13 genomic segment:
- the LSAP1 gene encoding liver stage associated protein 1, putative, which produces MKVSKRLSFFILILSIIVILPYTLVYANIPVELLDYETFKKHEIIKAKGRKDELVLLSLVCVSILSALCTLWGIRLHHLHDINKKKTRRGGIKSMGKSKLSFESEDSG; this is translated from the coding sequence ATGAAAGTTTCAAAAAGATtaagttttttcattttaattttatccaTAATTGTGATATTACCTTATACCCTTGTTTATGCTAACATACCAGTTGAACTTTTGGATTatgaaacatttaaaaaacatgAGATCATTAAAGCAAAAGGAAGAAAGGATGAACTAGTTTTATTGTCTCTTGTATGTGTAAGTATTTTATCGGCTCTATGTACACTATGGGGAATTAGATTACACCATCTTcatgatattaataaaaagaagaccCGTAGAGGAGGTATAAAATCAATGGGGAAATCAAAATTGTCTTTTGAAAGTGAAGATTCTGGATAA
- the PmUG01_13011700 gene encoding Plasmodium exported protein, unknown function, translating to MKINTLMRVTISVIFSSYLMYILLVNLIYIEKTEYISVTTLWTILKNVEGRYKRKMLSEEIQVEENDEYLNSFIKSNCVLFSDNYLNIIDPSTFGIEEVSRKGSSDNKQVTNEERNTRQCCKSIGRLCSYHEKHKGDYSQKETTKSSTETTANYIETTKGKRQKIIQKTSKARKGKKEFQEDEGTVNRTNRSYRSASSSNECKELRNKRFEKRLPMHTYTTRYKLKMEEKHATNLISNDSETEQSERKVNDPSEKKEPAKYDETTSISDSANENIYTPSLVSNSNLDVYSFNEYFEEVDEDSNSDTSCSDVWHASESNKSTDSETDTASETWVQNIMTDEVQ from the exons atgaaaattaatacGTTAATGCGTGTAACCATATCCGTGATTTTTTCTAgttatttaatgtatattttattagtcAATTTAATCTATATAGAGAAAACAGAATATATATCAGTTACTACATTATGgactatattaaaaaatgttgaaGGAcgatataaaagaaaaatgctTAGCGAAGAAATac AAGTTGAGGAAAATGATGAATATCTTAACTCTTTCATTAAATCAAATTGTGTATTATTTTcagataattatttaaatattattgacCCTTCTACATTTGGCATTGAAGAGGTATCAAGAAAGGGATCAAGTGATAATAAACAAGTAACGAATGAAGAAAGAAACACTCGACAGTGTTGCAAATCTATAGGTAGATTATGTTCATATCATGAAAAACATAAAGGGGATTATTCACAAAAGGAAACAACTAAGAGCTCTACAGAAACGACAGCGAATTATATAGAAACAACTAAAGGAAAAcgtcaaaaaataattcaaaagaCAAGTAAAgcaagaaaaggaaaaaaagaatttcaAGAAGATGAAGGTACGGTAAATAGAACAAATAGGAGCTATAGAAGTGCAAGTTCATCAAATGAATGTAAGgaattaagaaataaaagatttGAAAAAAGGTTAcctatgcatacatacacaactagatataagttaaaaatggaagaaaaaCATGCAACGAACTTAATATCTAATGATTCTGAAACGGAACAATCAGAAAGAAAAGTCAATGATCCtagtgaaaaaaaagagcccGCAAAATATGATGAAACTACCTCCATTTCAGATAGTgctaatgaaaatatatatacaccatCATTAGTGTCTAACAGTAATCTGGatgtatattcatttaatgaatattttgaaGAAGTAGATGAAGATAGTAACTCGGATACATCGTGTTCAGATGTATGGCATGCCAGTGAAAGTAATAAATCAACGGATTCAGAAACAGATACAGCTTCTGAAACATGggtacaaaatataatgacTGATGAAGTTCAATAA